In Tachysurus vachellii isolate PV-2020 chromosome 1, HZAU_Pvac_v1, whole genome shotgun sequence, a genomic segment contains:
- the yju2 gene encoding splicing factor YJU2 codes for MSERKVLNKYYPPDFDPSKIPKLKLPKDRQYVVRLMAPFNMRCKTCGEYIYKGKKFNARKETVQNELYLGLPIFRFYIKCTRCLAEITFKTDPENTDYAMEHGATRNFQAEKLLEEEEKKIQMEREEEELNNPMKVLENRTRDSKMEMEVLENLQELKDLNQRQAQVDFESMLQQYRELEKRQKEKEQEDDERETKEMLERALVKRLRDSDSDSDQEQENVKEQQKRHTSENPTDILTTDKEMDTKGATSSGVKRQKVESWEKSVGGLGGRNALGSLVVRKKPAATVTAPPPAAGAQTDINPATATKSSSQTPTVQNGSSLSLLGAYSDSDDSNSD; via the exons ATGTCTGAGAGAAAAGTCTTAAAC AAATACTATCCCCCGGATTTTGATCCATCCAAAATCCCTAAACTGAAACTTCCTAAAGACCGTCAGTATGTGGTTAGATTGATGGCCCCGTTTAATATGAG ATGTAAGACATGTGGAGAATACATATACAAAGGGAAGAAGTTTAATGCTCGCAAAGAGACAGTACAGAATGAGCTGTATCTGGGGCTGCCCATCTTCCgattttatattaaatgcacAAGATGTCTGGCAGAAATCACGTTTAAG ACCGACCCAGAAAACACTGATTACGCTATGGAACATGGTGCGACACGAAATTTTCAGGCCGAGAAGCTGCttgaagaagaggagaagaaaatccagatggagagagaagaggaggagttAAATAATCCTATGAAG GTTTTGGAGAACCGCACACGGGACTCGAAGATGGAGATGGAAGTTCTGGAGAACCTACAGGAGCTGAAGGATCTGAATCAGAGGCAGGCTCAGGTGGACTTTGAGTCCATGTTGCAGCAGTACAGGGAGCTggagaagagacagaaggaaaaaGAGCAGGAGGACGATGAGAGAGAAACCAA AGAAATGCTGGAGAGGGCGTTGGTCAAACGGCTTAGAGACTCTGATTCTGACTCTGATCAGGagcaagaaaatgtaaaagagcAGCAGAAAAGACACACTTCCGAGAACCCTACAGACATCCTGACAACAGACAAAGAAATGGATACAAAG GGTGCCACTTCGTCTGGAGTAAAGCGGCAGAAAGTTGAGAGCTGGGAAAAGAGTGTGGGCGGGTTAGGAGGAAGAAATGCGCTAGGGTCACttgtagtgaggaaaaagcCTGCGGCAACAGTTACAGCACCGCCGCCTGCAGCTGGAGCTCAGACTG ATATAAATCCTGCCACTGCCACTAAGAGCAGCAGCCAAACACCAACAGTTCAGAATGGTTCTTCTCTCAGCCTGCTGGGGGCGTACTCTGACAGCGACGACAGCAACTCAGACTAG